From the genome of Setaria viridis chromosome 1, Setaria_viridis_v4.0, whole genome shotgun sequence:
TTGTGAAATGGCAGAACtacccttgtttttttttaacatacCTTGGCTTTATGTGTACGTGCATTGTACATACCTCTGGTTGGATCGTATCAATTGAACTGCTGCGATACGTGCGCCGCTCGCACAGAACCCCCATTGTAGCCTGTCGTGCCGCCGATCATCGTCGCTCGTCAGGACGCCGCCCTTTGCTGATCATCGCCTACTGTAGCGGGGAAGGCACGGTGGGTGGGCAGCGACCAGCTGGGGGAGGCACGGCTCGTTAGCGAGGGAGGCTCGGCAGCCATCATCATGGGAGCTGCGGTCGGCGGTCGGCAAGGTAGCAGCAGCAACGGGAGGCAACAGGTGAGAGAGGCTCGACGAGCTGGCGGTGGCAGGAGAGAGGCACAGCGAGCGAGCGGCGGCATCGCCTGTCAAAGCGATGGCAATCGGGCGAACAGATAAGGTTAATTAAGTGCTTGGGCATTTCAGTCCTTTCGACTGCCAGAAAATGGAAATAAAGGAtataaaattattaaaaaagcaCAATGTCAAGTAAATCAATGTGTCAATGATGTGAGTGTCAAATTTGCGAAACCCATCTTCATAGTGTCAAATATGCGAAGccacatgtttaggatgtcaaAAATCCCACAGACTAGAGAAATGCAGCCTGCTCCAGTGCAGTGTAACACTGCTAGCCTCATCAACTAAGAAACTGGGGAGAGATTTTGTTCCCCAACTGTAATAGATTTTCATGCGGCTTCTTATTCAAATTAGCAGTTCGTCGTCAGATACATGTGCCAATCTCACAGTGGTGAATTCAAAGTCTATTTCAGCTCGCTGTTTTTGTTTAAGTGCAAAGGGCAATTAGATATTAAATTGACCAGGGATTTTATAGATGCCATGAACTGGATTGGTATACGCAGACCGATGGTGTGTGCTTCACTTTTCATCCACAGTTTTACAAAGAATGCCTATCTACTTTATCAGTGCATCTTTCTTATTTAGATGCCCTGCAGTTTCTTAGCTGCCTGGATGCACATGTTGACTaaattatcattttttttcaatagTCCTTTTAGGTGACTGCTAGATTCATACCCTCATGTTCAAAATGGATTTGCATTTATTTCCCATGTCTAACTTATATTAGACTTACTGTTTGTTGCTATTTCTTGGTATTATTGATTGTCGTCCAGTGCAGGCATTTCATCTTTTTCGTACATGGTGTAAACACTCCCCACTTTTGCGTTGTTCAGCTTTAATTAGGACAGTTTGTTAGCTGATTCATAAAAATGCACTGACGACTGACCTACTCTTACTGTATGCTGTTCACCTCCACTTGTGATGTAGCACAGTACGTACCTTGCAGATGTACAGAGAGGTCACATTAATAGCTCATACTCTTTAAGCATCTTATCATGTTTTCGTATCGAGCTATGCACAAAGACCCAACTTTCATTCTAGACTGAAGGTGAATGTGGGCCAGTTTAGCACTTTGTTTTCGTATGGACACTCCTAATAGTTCATTTCATTCTCCCTCGGATGGCCTCTATTTTTCCTTAAAAGCTTCGATAAgtttttatgtttcatttgagTGGTCTTTGTGCATACCGACATGGATATGATGTTTTTACCGGGACTGTCAGACCATTGAACTCCGGGGGTCATTGAAACTCCCGTCCTGACCTAGGTTCGAAGTACGTCATTTTCTTAGAACAAAGTCCAGGTTTTTTTTCAGTCATGCAGTCTCAGTTCATTTTGTTATCTATATCCTATCTCATGTACTGCAGAAACTAATGCAGACAGTTCCATTTCAAAGCGGCCTGTTCCTCCTTTTTTACAAGTTTTTTCGAAAGAAATAACTAATGTGCAGTGTTTTTGTTGGCCAGGGGTCTCAGGCAGAGGAACCTTACCTGTACATCATGGAGATTGCAGAGTTCCTCCAGGAGCTTGTTTCATGGGCACATCACCTATGTTGGGGCCAATGAGGGTGTCTTTGGTATGTAGTGCGAGCCCCAACAACCATAGGCCAAGGAATTCGGATATATCACGACAACAAAAAGGGGGGTCTTCCAGGGGGAAAGGTAAGCCATACCAGGATAAAGATGATTCTGAGAGCATTGATGAATTTGATAGTGATATCATGTTCTCCAAAAATGGACCGCCAatctctttggcaagcaatTCTCGTCCTCAAGCCACATCAGCTCCAGGGGAAAGAGAGAAGGAGATTGTGGAGCTCTTCAAAAGGGTTCAAGCACAACTACGCGCTAGGGGAAAAAGCAGAGAAGACAAGAAGCCTGAACCTGCAAAAGTGCAGGGTGAGAGGGGCAGCGTTGATTCCCTTCTTAAGTTGCTTAGGAAACACTCTGTGGACCAAAGAAGGAAGAGCAGTGACGACAAAGAACAGAATTTTGATCTGACTAGGAGAAGCAGTGATTCTGGAAATAGACAAAGCTCAACCATCTTTGGCACAAAAAGTGACACCCAGGAAGAGCAGAAGAAGCCTCCTTCAGCACCCTTCAAAAGGCCAGCTTCAAATTTCAGGCGAAGATCTCCTGTTCCTGGAGTTAAATTCCATCCTGTTACCAATGCAGATGCCGATCGCAAGTCTATCGCTAGTAATGTCACTGATGCTGTACAACAATCTAAGACAGTTCTTGATGAGAGGACAGCTACAGATGAGCCTGACTCAGTTTCTCCGTATGAACCTGATTCTGTAATATCCTCAGAAAATATTTCTTTGGATGACTTTGATGCTATTTCAGATGATGAATCTGATACTGAGGACTTAAATGAGGAGTATCCCGAACCTTCTTTGGAAATTGCTGATGTTACAGATACTGATGAATCGCATGATAATAGTGCTGAGGAAAGTTCTGATCTAAGCTCTTTGAAGGTTGCAGAACTGAGGGAACTTGCAAAGTCGCGAGGAATCAAAGGCTACtcaaagatgaagaaaaatgaGCTGGTTGAAATCTTGAGCGGCATGGCCTGACAAGTTGGTGGCGCCTTCTGTTTGCGCCTGTTTTGCTTTCAGCCTGTCCTGGGCATATGCACTGTCTACTATCTTTCAGTCCCTTAGAAAATTGTAAATGATCGAGCAGGGCTAACTTTGTTCTGGTCTGTGCTAAGCTTATGCTGGCTCCTTTTGTACACCTAGCTTGTTAGTCAATTAGCTGAATCCTGTGCTGAGTGGAGTGAGGTAGCTGAGACATTTGTTTCTGTACTAATGCACTGTTACGTTCTTGGTGTTTTTTCGCCTTCTTATCCCAGAAGAGTTGAACTATGACAGTCCATTTACACATCAAGCGGGTAAGACTGGATTGGTCTGGTGGTGCTGATATTCTTCTGAAAGATTGTGGTTTCATCAGGGTGTTGTCGCAGTTCGCAGATGAACAGGGTACTGGCAACTTTTCTGAAAGAGATGTTTGACATGTTTCTTGCACCCTTTTTTTTTGGGTACATAATGTAAGATGGTGCTGCAATATTATTGGGTACCCAATGAACAAGTATTGATTGTCTTCCCCTTTGTTTCAGATAAAGGCTGGCTGCAGACACAGCTGCAGATGCAGGTTTGCTGATGAAAGAGGGAAAATAAGGCATGGGTTTGTTCAGAGACacgactgttttttttttatactcAAAATATATTGAAGATCATAAACAGTTTACAGAGATGAGGCTAAAATCGCCACACTGGACATTGGCTAGTGCAAATTGCACTGGGCAATGTTGTTCATGGTTTACATTGAAACAAGTGAACTGACACGACTGTTGTTAAGGCGGCTGCATCATTGCTTCGCTTCTGTTCTTCCTTGTGGTAATCCACAGGCAGCATGTGCTTCGGTGATCCACGCGGGCGCACACGTACCCACCAGGGCCGCTCAGTCTGCGCCGCTGCTTCTGCTGTGCCTGTGCTGCAGATGCTTTGATTTCTGTTAGCCGTCAGATCCGGGTGATTGGACGGTTAGTTGGGCGCCTCACGTGCCGCGTCTCTGCCCCTTGTCTCTGGGCCTGGGCCTGGGCCTCTGCCTGCATATTGGTTGCGATTTGCGAAGGAGAGGCGAGAAAGAAAAACCCTGATTAAAGCTGAGCCATTCGGATACGGCCAGTTATATTATTCACGTACTGCAAGCGAGTTCCAGCAGCCAGTGGCTTTCAAAAAAACATTGCTGCATGGCAGATAGCAGTGCCGAAGCCGAccgtaaaaaaagaaaaacacgcGCACAAAGAGAGAGGTGCGACTGAGTGAGAAAGTTACGGTCAGCAATGCAAGCGGCTGCCGCACTTTTGCGCTGTTGGCATGCAGTAGGCCACATACTTGCGCACAGGAGCCTTTATGCATGGGTTTCTCCTTTTGCTTTTCCTGATCCTACTGGGTGGGCTACACAAAACCCTCGAGGCTGGTTGGTCTGGCCGGCTGGATAAATCGTGCATGCAGCATGCAGGTAGGAACGACGAACACAGGACGTACAATGCATAGGCTGGTCCATGGttgggagagaaagagagagagagagatgatcCGGCCATGGCGTTTGCTGTTGCATGGCGTGCATCACTGTTGGAACTCTTCTTCAAGTCCTGGAGCCGAGGGGTGTAGGCTGGGCGCGGGCCGGCCGCGCCGATACTGTTGCCGCGCCGGAGTAGGCCTGCGGCGCTAGTAGTGCGTGCACGAGGAGGCTCTTGTTGAGGCATGCagcagcggccggccggcgtcctCGTCGttgcatgcagatgcaggcagccagccagccggGAAGCCGGGAACTGAAGGCGATCGACCAGTCCACATCACACGCCCTGGCCCTGCGTGCGTACATGCTGCATGGACcacatgcattgcattgcatgcccGTGCAGCAGCCTCACACACATGATGACAATGACATGAACACACTAGCTTGCTAGCGAGCTAGCTATAAGGTCACGTGTtactctctttttcttcttcttcttttttgcatGCAGGGTTGCAGGCTGTATATATTGGCATGTACTGCAAGTAGTAAGTAACTACTACATGTGAGTAGTGACCGGCACTACTACATGTGTCTTACTGTGGCGTACCATGCAACGGGCTCCCATTAATCGCAGCCACTGTTGGCTTTGGCCGTTTGGCGAGGAGAGCTAGCTAGCTGGTCGCCGTCGTCAAGATTCCGttggcgccaccaccgccattatGTATAGCG
Proteins encoded in this window:
- the LOC117841483 gene encoding SAP-like protein BP-73 encodes the protein MSAAAPALLHHRGVSGRGTLPVHHGDCRVPPGACFMGTSPMLGPMRVSLVCSASPNNHRPRNSDISRQQKGGSSRGKGKPYQDKDDSESIDEFDSDIMFSKNGPPISLASNSRPQATSAPGEREKEIVELFKRVQAQLRARGKSREDKKPEPAKVQGERGSVDSLLKLLRKHSVDQRRKSSDDKEQNFDLTRRSSDSGNRQSSTIFGTKSDTQEEQKKPPSAPFKRPASNFRRRSPVPGVKFHPVTNADADRKSIASNVTDAVQQSKTVLDERTATDEPDSVSPYEPDSVISSENISLDDFDAISDDESDTEDLNEEYPEPSLEIADVTDTDESHDNSAEESSDLSSLKVAELRELAKSRGIKGYSKMKKNELVEILSGMA